The following DNA comes from Flammeovirgaceae bacterium.
AAGTACAGGCGCATGCAGGAATTTGTCTATGTGCAGACCGACAAACCGTATTACTACCCGGGGGAAAGGATATGGATGAAGGGCTCCATGTTGTACCGTGACAATGAGCTGCTCGACTCGCTCAGCAAAGTACTCTATGTGGAGCTGATCAACGAAAAGAAAACTTGCGTGGCCCGGGAATACCTTCACATAGACAGTGCCGTGGCCACCGGGTACATGGATTTGCCCGACTCCACCAGCGAGGGGAACTATTACTTGCGTGCTTACACCAACTGGATGCGCAACTATGGGCCAGGGACATTCTTTGTAAAACCCTTGCCCATCCTGAACATTACGGATAGGGTACTGGACGATGCGGTGGAGTACGACACCACCTCCCTTTTGGTGCACTTCCGCACCGGCAAGGCCAGCTACACCACCCGCGACTCCATTGGCCTGGAAATACAGGTTACGGACCGGCAAGGCATGCCCGTCACCGCCAATCTATCCGTATCGGTAACGGATGCCTTGCTCGTAAAAAACGTTGCGGGCCAAACCACCATCCTTGATTTTTTCATAAAAGACAATGCGCGGCCGATCAACGCTGGCTTTGAAGTGGTCTATCCCATGGAAAGGGGCATACAATTCCGCGGTACCTTTGTCGATGACAAGGGAAGGCCGCAACGCACCGATGCCACGGTGGTGCAGCGGGAATTCAACACTGTGATACCCATAACAACCGACCGCCACGGGGTTTTTACGGTTTCCGGCCTGAACTTCCCCGGCCAACTCGATTTTGGTTTTCAGGCGCTGACAAAAAAAGGAAAGCCCTACGGAAAGTTCAGCCTGCTCCCGTTCGATTTTCCCAAAATGGACTTTGAGCCAAAAAACCTGCCGCTGCGGATCAAAGACATGAGCACCGCCCAGGTGCCCATCACCAACTACTCCCCAGGGGCAAATACAGTGGTGCTAGGGGACGTTACCATCCATGGCAAACGGGTGGAAAATTTCAACCCCCGTGCGGCATCGCTCTACGGCAAGCCGGACTATACAGTGAATGGGGACGAACTGCGGCAGGTATTTACGGGCAACAACCTGGTGCAGGCATTGCAGGGCAAGGTGCCTGGGTTGCAGGTAGCCTATGGATGGGATGAAAACAACCAGGATGCCTACAGGGTGAGGCTGCGCGGGGGGTCTTCCACCATGGGGGCAGGCCTGGCCTCCCCCGAACCATTGTTGATCGTGGACGGGGTCCCCTTTGGGGGCGATCCCAATGTGTCAATTGCCAACTACATCTCCGCCATCCCCACCCAAACCGTTGAACGGGTCGAGGTCATTACCAGTGCGGTTTCACTCCTGGGAACACGGGGGACCAACGGGGCCATCATTATTTATACCAAAAACACGGGCGTGTATGCGGATGCGGACCTGCGTGACAGTTACCCCGGCATGCAGACCCTTTCCATCAAGGGCTACCAAAAGGAGGAGCCCTTCCCCGCCCCATCGTATGCGAAAAGCAAATATACCCCGTCCACGGACCTAAGGGCAACCATCCATTGGGAGCCCCGCATAACCACCGATGCAAATGGAAATGCGCAAGTATCGTTTTACAGTGCCGACCTTGAAGGCGTTTACCGCGTGGTGGTTGAGGGCCTCGCCTCCGATGGCCGGCCCGTTAGGGGCGAATATGAAATCACCATCGAAAACCAATAACTTTTTAAGCTCAACTATTGCCGCCCTGTCCTGCAATGGGCAGCAACTGTCAAACTTCTGCCCTATTTTTGCAGGGCATGCACCACCCCGAGCATTCCGATACTATTGTGGCGATGGCCACGCCCCAGGGCATAGGTGCCATCTCGGTCATCCGGCTTTCCGGGGCTGATGCCATTACCATTGCCGATGCCGCCTTTAGGGGGGCCAACCTTGCCCAGCAACCCACCCATACCCTTCATTTTGGCATCCTTCACGATGATGGCCGGATCATTGACGAGGTGCTGGTTTCCCTTTTTATCGCGCCCCAATCCTTCACCCGGGAAAATGCCGTGGAAATATCCTGCCACGGCTCGCCTGTAGTGGTAAAGGAGATCATAAAAGTATTGTTGAAAAAAGGCGCGCGGCTTGCCGCCCCCGGGGAGTTTACCAGGCGGGCCTTCCTCCACGGCCGTTTTGACCTGGCGCAGGCCGAAGCCGTGGCCGACCTCATCAATGCGGAGACCGACAATGCGAGGCAGGCCGCACTCAACCAGATGCGGGGAGGTTTTTCCAAAGAAATCAACCACTTGCGCGAAGAGCTCGTACACTTTGCTTCTTTAATAGAGCTCGAACTCGACTTTGGGGAAGAAGATGTGGAGTTTGCCAAACGCAGCGACCTAAAAAAGCTTATCTATCAGATACAGGGTTATCTCAACTCACTGATCCAGTCCTTTGACCAGGGCAACGTGATCAAAAACGGGGTGCCCACCGTAATCGCGGGCAAACCTAATGCAGGAAAGTCCACACTGCTCAATGCATTGCTGAACGAAGAGAAGGCCATTGTCTCCGATATTGCAGGCACCACGCGCGATGCCATTGAAGACGAGATGGTTTTGGGCGGCATCAACTTCAGGTTCATTGATACCGCAGGGCTCAGGGAAACGCAGGATGTCATCGAAGCTTTGGGCGTAGAGCGTACCAAAGACAAGATGAGGAAGGCCTCTTTGATTATCTACCTCGTGGATTTGTCGAACACGACTTTGGCGGAAGCCCGGCAAGAGTTAAAAGGATTGGAAAGCCTCGGGGCCCCATACATCAAAGTAGGCAATAAAATAGACCGGGCCGTTCCGGGGCTCATGGAGAAATTGCAATCCGAAGGTTTTATCTTCATTTCCGCAAAAACCGGTGAAAACATGGAGGCGCTGAAAGGGAAGGTCCTTTCCCTTTTTGAAATACAACAGGTGAAGACGGGCGATGTGATGGTGACCAACCTGCGGCATTATCAAAACCTGGTGCAGACCAATGAGTCGTTGGCCAGGGTGTTGGAGGGAATGGACGCAGGGGCAACGGGCGATTTCCTGGCCATGGACATACGGCAATCCCTGCACTACCTGGGAGAGATCACCGGGAACATCACCACTGAAGACCTGCTGGATAATATTTTCAGCAAGTTTTGTATCGGGAAGTGATTGCATTCCCTTAAACTGTTTAGGTGGTTGTTGCCTCTTTTTCTTGTTGTTTAGTCGGGTTACAGGGCACGCCCTTCCAGAAGGCCCGACTTGAAAATCGATACACGGAAAAACCTTCCTTTTTTCCAATTATACTAACCAAGGGTTAAATAAAAATATTGTTCAAATACTGGTTGCGTACATCCCGGTAGATATAAAAACCCGGGTCAATGGTCGCAATTTCTTCGATACGCCTTGCCTCCGAAGCCACGATCAGGGTTGCGTCCGCAAGGTCCATGGGCACGTCCATAAATTTTTCACTTAGCTCTATTATCCTGTTCAGGTGGGCATGTTCCAGTTCAAAAATATGCAAACCGCCCCGGTTGATCCATTTGAGGAAATTGACCTGCGTCAAGGTGCCAAAGTCCAGCATGTGGGACACCTCCGTGACCACCGGCCAGGTGGTAATCAAAGGGCCATCGTTGTTTTTGATAAAAGCCAGCGCCCGCTCGTGGTAGGCATCGTGTTTGTCAAACAAGGCGATTAGCGGTCCCGCGTCAATGAGCGTGCTTCGCATTCAACTTTTCCTTCAACATTTTCTTGTACGCAACCGACCGGTCCGATGAGCCGCTCCCCTCTTTGCCAAAGAGGCCGGCTCCTGCCTCAAAAGGAGTTTTGGAGGTACGCTTTTGGGCCAGGTACAAGGCTAATGCTTCTTTTACGACATGGGTCTTGGATAGGCCATTTTCCTGGCAATACCTGGCCAACTCCTTTTCCGAATCTTCCGAAAGCCTGATATTAAGCATGGCAACATGGTTTGTATTACAAATGTAATACAATTATTGCAACTTAGCAAAACATTATCTAAATATTCGAAAATGCCCGAAAACAGGTCTTTTTTTCCCTTCAAGGGCATTTAAAGTGTTTCCCCAGCCTGGATCTTCTTTGCCACTGCCTGGGTTTCGTCCAGTACGCGCAACAGGTTGCCGCTCCAGAGTTTCCCTATCTCCTCCTCGGTATAGCCCCTCCGCACCAACTCCAGGGTCACGTTAAAGGTTTCCGAGGCATCGTTCCAGCCCTCCACGCCCCCACCGCCATCAAAGTCGGAGCTGATGCCCACATGGTCTATACCAATTTTTCCTACCAGGTAGTCAATGTGGTCAACAAAGTCAGACACGTCAACAGGGGGCGCCACCGGGTTTACCTCGGCCGCTATCCGGGGCTTCGCTTTTTCCCTGATGGCCATATAATCGTTAAAATATTTTTCGCGTGCCTCGTCAGCCATATCGCGAATGGCGGAACGGTCCACGATATCAAAGCCCTCTGCCTTGGCCACTTCCTTTATAATGGCTTCCGCCTTCTCGTTGTAGGCATTGTTCTTTTCCGTATTGACATAGCTTCTGAACGCCACCGTTTGAACGACCCCACCCTTTTCCTTCAACATCATCAATTGCTCATCGTCCAGGTTGCGGCTCACATCGTTCAAAGCCCTGGCAGAGGAATGGGAAGCAATAACGGGTGCTTTGGACAATTGCATGGCCTGCATGTTGGAGGCTTTTGACGGGTGTGAGATATCCACCATAATGCCCCATTTGTTCATTTCTTTGATCGCCTCTTTTCCGAGTTCGCTGAGCCCATTGTGCAACCACACACTGTCCCTTTCCCCGGTGTTGGAGTCGCTCAACTGACTGTGGCCATTGTGGGCCAGCGACATGTAGCGTGCACCGCGGTCATAAAATTCCTTTATCCTTGAAATGTCGTTGCCTATCGGATAAGCATTCTCAACACCTATCATGGCCACCTTCTTTCCCGAAGCCGCTATCCTCCTTACATCGTCCGAGGTAAGCGCCAATTCAATTTTGTCCGGGGCAATCTCCTCGCATAAACGGTGGATGGCCTTGAACTTGTCATCGGCATTGGCATAGGCTTTTTCATATCCTTCCGGGGTAAGGTCGCCCTGGCCGGTGTACACTATCATCCAGGACACATCCAGGCCGCCCTCCTCCATTTTTGGTATGTTTACCTGGGTGGGCAAGCGTTGGGCATAGTTGACCTCGTCTGTAAAGTTGGAGGTATTGATATCGTTGTGGGTGTCCATGGTGATCACCCGCTTGTGGATCCCCCTGGCTTTGGCAATGAGTTCTTCTTCGGAAAGCGCGGACTCAGGGTTTTTGGAGGGGTTGCAGGCTGCCAGACCAACCAGGAGCAGCAGGGAACAGGTAAAATATTTCATAGTCAGGGTTTTATTCAATCCCTAAATCTAAAGGGTTGAGGGCGAAACCAACCCGGTATTTATTTGAATGGCCGAACCGATGGCCCCACAGGCCAACCCGTACGATGGATCATCAACAGGTTTTGGGGATTATTTCCCTTTGGGGGGCCTTCTTCTTTTGTGGTTCCTGCCTTTCTGGCTTTTGAACGGGCGCCTTTTTGGCGAGAACCCAGGCTTTCCAGGCTTTCTTTTTGCACCAGGGTCGTACACGGGCGCCTCCCCCAAATCCACAGGTGGGGTTTCTTTGGGCACCTCCCTCCCCATCAACCTTTCTATGCTGGCAAATTTTTGTTGGTCCCTGTCGTTTATGAAGGTGATGGCCGTGCCCGTCTTGGCTGCCCTTGCCGTGCGGCCAATGCGATGGATATAATCTTCCGGGTCGGGCGGGGCATCGTAATTGACCACCAGGTCAATCCCATCCACATCGATGCCGCGGGACAAGATGTCGGTGCCGATAATGGTGGATATCCTTTTGCTCTTAAACTCCCGCATGATGTGCTCCCTTTCGGGCTGTTCGAGGTCCGAATGGAAGGCCTTTACCTTTACCCCGTTTTTTTTCAATATCGACTCCAGTTTTTTTACGTTTTCCTTGGTAGAAGCAAATATGAGGATACTGGAGTAGGTGTCGTTGTTCAATAAATAACTGAGCAGCTTCACCTTTTGGCCATCGTACACCATGTAGGCCTGCTGCAATATGCCTTCTGCAGGTTTTGAGATGGAGATGGATATTTGCTCCGGGTCGTTTAAAATTTTGTTGGCCAATGTCCTGATGCGTGGCGGCATAGTGGCCGAGAACATCAGCGTTTGGCGCACTTTGGGAAGATGGCTTACAATTTTAATGAGGTCGTCATAGAAGCCCATGTCCAGCATGCGGTCGGCTTCGTCCAGCACCAGGTGTTGAAGGTGGTTAAAATTTACCACACCGGACGCCAGGTGGGCGATCAGCCTGCCAGGCGTGGCAATAATAATATCGGCACCGGACTCCAGCGCCTTGCGCTGCTGGTCCCAGGCGGGCCCACTGCCCCCTCCATACACGGATATGGAGCTCACGCCCAAAAAGTAGCCAAAACCCTCTACCTGCTGGTCTATTTGCAGGGCAAGCTCCCGGGTGGGCACCAGCACAAGGGTGTTGATATGTTCCCGTTTCCCCTTTGCAATTTTGTCCAGGATGGGAAGGAGGAATGCCGCGGTCTTGCCGGTGCCCGTCTGTGCCGAGGCCACAATGTCCTTTCCTGCCAATATGATGGGGATGGCTTGCTCCTGTACCGGGGTGGGCTGGGTATACCCCATGGCCGTCAGCCCCTCCAGCAGCGAGCGGCTTAGATCAAACGATTCAAATTTCACTTAACTTTTTTGTGGTCCTATTTTAAAAAATTAGCATGCACTTCAAAAAAAAGCCCCGACACTAGCGGGGCTTTATATGCACTCATAAGATGTTTAGTCCATTAATCGTACATTCACGGCATTCAAGCCTTTTTTGCCTTCTTTCAATTCGAAGGTGATCTTGTCGTTCTCGCGCACCTCATCAATAAGCCCGGTCACGTGAACAAAATACTCCTGCTCCGACTCTTCTTCCCGCACAAAACCAAACCCTTTGGTCTGGTTGAAAAACTTAACTGTTCCTTGTTTCATTAGTAAAATTGATTTTAAATAATCCCGCAATGTACGAGATTTAATTCAAATCCTTTCCAATAATTGTGGATAATATCCAAATCCTGCCCCTGGCGCAAGGTTTTGGCACCCTGGCAAAGGGCTGGCATGCCTGCAAAAAGGGTCAGGCTGCCTTGTTTACCCTTTCCACCTTCAGTTCAACATGCCGGGCCACCTGGATGACATTGAGTTTGTTGAGGATACGGATAACCTGGTAAGTGGGGTCTATCTCATGCCACCGCACACCCCCAAAATTGGCCCTTGAGCCATGTTTATGGTGGTTGTTGTGGTAGCTCTCCCCCATCATGAGGAAGTCAACTGGAAGGAAGTTGCGGGAAGTGTCCCCCACTTCGAAATTGCGGTACCCGTATTTATGGGCAAACCAGTTAATAATGGCCCCGTGGATGGGGCTGAACAAAAACTGGATTGGCAACAACAGCCATAGCCACCAGTGTGTGGCAAACATAACGTACATGCCTACGTACAATGCGCCCCAAAACAACCGCGAGGGCCACGACCTTGCTATTTTATCGAATGCATCCCATTTGGGCACGCCTTCCGTAAACCGTTTTTCCGGCACCATTTTGCCATTGGCAATGGCCGAATATATGGTCTTTGTCTTCCACATCATCTTCCAGATGCTCTCATCGTATTTGGGGGAGTGGGGATCGTTTTCGGTATCCGCATAAGCATGGTGCATCCTGTGCATCACGCCATAGCCAAAAGGGCTCAAATAATTGCTGCCCTGGAATATCCAGGTGAGGATAAAGAAAACCTTCTCGGTGGTCTTGTTCATGGTAAATGCCTTGTGCGAGGCATACCGGTGAAGGAAAAAGGTCTGGAAAAACAGCGATAAGTACCAGTGCGCTATAAAAAAGATAAGTATGATCTTCATATGGTTTTAGGTCCTAGGTTTGTCAATAATTACCAAAGCCTGGTTTGGGGCTTTGTTTTAAAAGACAAATTAGCAGCGGATTTGTGACAGGTTGGCAAAAAAAATATACAGGTGGGGGTGCCGTGGCGCCCTCATGCCAGTTTCAATGACTTGACCAGGTCGTTTGAACAGCCCGTTTCGCAGGCTTTTGAGAAGTTTTCCGCCCATTGCGGCTTTGCCGGCCAATCAAAATTTATTTTTAACGGCTCGCCCTCCAGTTTCCGTTTGGCCCGGCTAAAAAGCTGCCGGCAGTGGTCTTTCTTCTTCTCCAACACATCCTGAAGGGCCTCATAATCAAAATTGAACACCTCGCGCAAGACAAACACCGCCCGCTCAAGGGGCTCAAGCTTGTTATGGACGATCTTCAAAGCAGACTGGACATTGGCATTGAAGTCGAAGGTGCCAAGGTCCAATTCCTTAAACCGGGCAATCAGTTCCGGAATGTGGTCCAGGCATTCTTCCTTTTTGCGCTTCAGGGCCTGTATATGGTTGATGCAATTATTGACCACAGACCTGACCAGGTAAGCCTTGGTGTTTAATACCTTCCCTTTTTCAATGGAAAGCCACTTTAAAAAAGTATCCTGCACAATATCCTCTGCATCCGCCTTGCATTTTACAATGCGCATGGCTATGCCGTGAAGCATCGGATGGTAAAGGGTAATGGTCTGTGCCGGTGTCACGAAATACGAATTTGGCACAAAGGTAGGGCTATTCGACC
Coding sequences within:
- a CDS encoding carboxypeptidase-like regulatory domain-containing protein, whose amino-acid sequence is MKRGHLFILMLAWAMGATACFGQQKGAVHGVAIDSVSREPLPFANIFVNNTTLGTSADQIGAFELKGLPPGFNDVVFSYVGYQPRIIRFYVADGATIPAGSIALLQKPEEMEEVQVTGKKDKDWERKLKSFEKIFLGENNNSENCKIQNPWVINFPEHASRSSLEASASEPIEIFNYGLGYKIYFYMANFSANPKRYQIVGQFRFEEAEPLEASQAVAWRKNRIDAYHGSERHLFKAIIDGQAAEEGFRLYVEKPGVPLPARSDVFGNELNKSVVEFDPEGIVKKGPNPGEYTIELPPRLEVHYVNEYATKKYYKDVPFQVSWLEVDKGQLTLNEKGVVLNSIDLVTSGAMSASRVADLLPFNFTPNVEVGNATVRIFPKLSGWSKYRRMQEFVYVQTDKPYYYPGERIWMKGSMLYRDNELLDSLSKVLYVELINEKKTCVAREYLHIDSAVATGYMDLPDSTSEGNYYLRAYTNWMRNYGPGTFFVKPLPILNITDRVLDDAVEYDTTSLLVHFRTGKASYTTRDSIGLEIQVTDRQGMPVTANLSVSVTDALLVKNVAGQTTILDFFIKDNARPINAGFEVVYPMERGIQFRGTFVDDKGRPQRTDATVVQREFNTVIPITTDRHGVFTVSGLNFPGQLDFGFQALTKKGKPYGKFSLLPFDFPKMDFEPKNLPLRIKDMSTAQVPITNYSPGANTVVLGDVTIHGKRVENFNPRAASLYGKPDYTVNGDELRQVFTGNNLVQALQGKVPGLQVAYGWDENNQDAYRVRLRGGSSTMGAGLASPEPLLIVDGVPFGGDPNVSIANYISAIPTQTVERVEVITSAVSLLGTRGTNGAIIIYTKNTGVYADADLRDSYPGMQTLSIKGYQKEEPFPAPSYAKSKYTPSTDLRATIHWEPRITTDANGNAQVSFYSADLEGVYRVVVEGLASDGRPVRGEYEITIENQ
- the mnmE gene encoding tRNA uridine-5-carboxymethylaminomethyl(34) synthesis GTPase MnmE → MHHPEHSDTIVAMATPQGIGAISVIRLSGADAITIADAAFRGANLAQQPTHTLHFGILHDDGRIIDEVLVSLFIAPQSFTRENAVEISCHGSPVVVKEIIKVLLKKGARLAAPGEFTRRAFLHGRFDLAQAEAVADLINAETDNARQAALNQMRGGFSKEINHLREELVHFASLIELELDFGEEDVEFAKRSDLKKLIYQIQGYLNSLIQSFDQGNVIKNGVPTVIAGKPNAGKSTLLNALLNEEKAIVSDIAGTTRDAIEDEMVLGGINFRFIDTAGLRETQDVIEALGVERTKDKMRKASLIIYLVDLSNTTLAEARQELKGLESLGAPYIKVGNKIDRAVPGLMEKLQSEGFIFISAKTGENMEALKGKVLSLFEIQQVKTGDVMVTNLRHYQNLVQTNESLARVLEGMDAGATGDFLAMDIRQSLHYLGEITGNITTEDLLDNIFSKFCIGK
- a CDS encoding PIN domain-containing protein, which translates into the protein MRSTLIDAGPLIALFDKHDAYHERALAFIKNNDGPLITTWPVVTEVSHMLDFGTLTQVNFLKWINRGGLHIFELEHAHLNRIIELSEKFMDVPMDLADATLIVASEARRIEEIATIDPGFYIYRDVRNQYLNNIFI
- a CDS encoding ribbon-helix-helix protein, CopG family → MLNIRLSEDSEKELARYCQENGLSKTHVVKEALALYLAQKRTSKTPFEAGAGLFGKEGSGSSDRSVAYKKMLKEKLNAKHAH
- a CDS encoding membrane dipeptidase, with the protein product MKYFTCSLLLLVGLAACNPSKNPESALSEEELIAKARGIHKRVITMDTHNDINTSNFTDEVNYAQRLPTQVNIPKMEEGGLDVSWMIVYTGQGDLTPEGYEKAYANADDKFKAIHRLCEEIAPDKIELALTSDDVRRIAASGKKVAMIGVENAYPIGNDISRIKEFYDRGARYMSLAHNGHSQLSDSNTGERDSVWLHNGLSELGKEAIKEMNKWGIMVDISHPSKASNMQAMQLSKAPVIASHSSARALNDVSRNLDDEQLMMLKEKGGVVQTVAFRSYVNTEKNNAYNEKAEAIIKEVAKAEGFDIVDRSAIRDMADEAREKYFNDYMAIREKAKPRIAAEVNPVAPPVDVSDFVDHIDYLVGKIGIDHVGISSDFDGGGGVEGWNDASETFNVTLELVRRGYTEEEIGKLWSGNLLRVLDETQAVAKKIQAGETL
- a CDS encoding DEAD/DEAH box helicase, whose translation is MGYTQPTPVQEQAIPIILAGKDIVASAQTGTGKTAAFLLPILDKIAKGKREHINTLVLVPTRELALQIDQQVEGFGYFLGVSSISVYGGGSGPAWDQQRKALESGADIIIATPGRLIAHLASGVVNFNHLQHLVLDEADRMLDMGFYDDLIKIVSHLPKVRQTLMFSATMPPRIRTLANKILNDPEQISISISKPAEGILQQAYMVYDGQKVKLLSYLLNNDTYSSILIFASTKENVKKLESILKKNGVKVKAFHSDLEQPEREHIMREFKSKRISTIIGTDILSRGIDVDGIDLVVNYDAPPDPEDYIHRIGRTARAAKTGTAITFINDRDQQKFASIERLMGREVPKETPPVDLGEAPVYDPGAKRKPGKPGFSPKRRPFKSQKGRNHKRRRPPKGK
- a CDS encoding cold shock domain-containing protein; translation: MKQGTVKFFNQTKGFGFVREEESEQEYFVHVTGLIDEVRENDKITFELKEGKKGLNAVNVRLMD
- a CDS encoding acyl-CoA desaturase, which encodes MKIILIFFIAHWYLSLFFQTFFLHRYASHKAFTMNKTTEKVFFILTWIFQGSNYLSPFGYGVMHRMHHAYADTENDPHSPKYDESIWKMMWKTKTIYSAIANGKMVPEKRFTEGVPKWDAFDKIARSWPSRLFWGALYVGMYVMFATHWWLWLLLPIQFLFSPIHGAIINWFAHKYGYRNFEVGDTSRNFLPVDFLMMGESYHNNHHKHGSRANFGGVRWHEIDPTYQVIRILNKLNVIQVARHVELKVERVNKAA
- a CDS encoding sigma-70 family RNA polymerase sigma factor, which encodes MTPAQTITLYHPMLHGIAMRIVKCKADAEDIVQDTFLKWLSIEKGKVLNTKAYLVRSVVNNCINHIQALKRKKEECLDHIPELIARFKELDLGTFDFNANVQSALKIVHNKLEPLERAVFVLREVFNFDYEALQDVLEKKKDHCRQLFSRAKRKLEGEPLKINFDWPAKPQWAENFSKACETGCSNDLVKSLKLA